A single Streptomyces mirabilis DNA region contains:
- a CDS encoding GntR family transcriptional regulator yields the protein MPATRSSAPSAAPAALPVLGGKKSSYRERVADALRAALIAGELRAGEVYSAPTLAARFGVSATPVREAMLDLAKEGLVDTVPNKGFRVTAVSEKQLDEYTHIRSLIEIPTTVQLATTADPVSLEALRPAAREIVTAAAAGDLIAYVEADIRFHLGLLALAGNAHLVEVVGDLRKRSRLYGLNALAEAGRLQDSAEEHLEILDALVDRDPESVRRVMTRHLGHVRGLWAAH from the coding sequence ATGCCCGCCACGCGCAGCAGCGCACCCTCCGCCGCTCCCGCCGCCCTGCCCGTCCTCGGCGGCAAGAAGAGCAGCTACCGCGAGCGCGTCGCCGACGCCCTGCGGGCCGCGCTGATCGCGGGCGAACTACGGGCCGGCGAGGTGTACTCCGCGCCGACGCTCGCCGCCCGCTTCGGCGTCTCGGCGACACCGGTGCGTGAGGCCATGCTCGACCTCGCCAAGGAGGGCCTCGTCGACACGGTGCCCAACAAGGGCTTCCGGGTCACCGCGGTCTCCGAGAAGCAGCTCGACGAGTACACCCACATCCGCTCGCTGATCGAGATCCCCACCACCGTGCAGCTGGCCACCACCGCGGACCCGGTCTCCCTGGAGGCGCTGCGTCCCGCCGCCCGGGAGATCGTGACCGCGGCGGCGGCCGGTGACCTCATCGCCTACGTCGAGGCGGACATCCGCTTCCACCTCGGTCTGCTCGCCCTCGCGGGCAACGCCCACCTGGTCGAGGTCGTCGGCGACCTCCGCAAGCGCTCGCGCCTGTACGGCCTCAACGCCCTGGCCGAGGCGGGCCGCCTCCAGGACTCCGCCGAGGAGCACCTCGAAATCCTCGACGCCCTGGTGGACCGCGACCCCGAGTCCGTACGCAGGGTCATGACCCGGCACCTGGGTCATGTCCGTGGCCTGTGGGCGGCCCACTAG
- a CDS encoding proline racemase family protein translates to MRSKLVLHAVDSHTEGMPTRVITGGIGTIPGATMNERRLYFREHRDDIKQLLMNEPRGHSAMSGAILQPPTRPDCDYGVLYIEVSGYLPMCGHGTIGVATVLVETGMVEVVEPVTTIRLDTPAGLVVAEVAVEDGAARAVTLKNVPSFSAGLDRKATLPDGRTVTYDLAYGGNFYAILPLEQFGLPFDRSRKEEILAAGLSLMEVVNAKDEPVHPEDPSIRGCHHVHLYAPGATARHSRHAMAIHPGWFDRSPCGTGTSARMAQLHARGELPLHTDFVNESFIGTQFTGRLLGTTEVAGIPAVLPSFTGRAWITGTAQYLLDPTDPFPAGFVL, encoded by the coding sequence ATGCGCAGCAAACTCGTCCTGCACGCCGTCGACTCGCACACCGAGGGCATGCCCACCCGGGTGATCACCGGCGGCATCGGGACCATCCCCGGCGCGACCATGAACGAGCGGCGGCTGTATTTCCGCGAGCACCGCGACGACATCAAGCAGCTCCTGATGAACGAGCCGCGCGGCCACTCCGCGATGAGTGGCGCCATCCTCCAGCCGCCCACCCGCCCGGACTGCGACTACGGAGTCCTCTACATCGAGGTGTCGGGCTATCTCCCGATGTGCGGGCACGGCACCATCGGCGTGGCGACGGTCCTGGTGGAGACCGGCATGGTCGAGGTCGTCGAGCCGGTCACCACGATCCGGCTCGACACCCCGGCGGGCCTCGTCGTCGCCGAGGTCGCGGTCGAGGACGGCGCCGCCCGCGCGGTCACGCTCAAGAACGTGCCGTCCTTCTCGGCGGGCCTCGACCGCAAGGCCACCCTGCCCGACGGCCGGACGGTGACGTACGACCTCGCATACGGCGGCAACTTCTACGCCATCCTGCCGCTGGAGCAGTTCGGTCTGCCCTTCGACCGGTCGCGAAAGGAGGAGATCCTCGCCGCCGGACTGTCGCTGATGGAGGTCGTCAACGCCAAGGACGAGCCGGTCCACCCCGAGGACCCGTCCATCCGCGGCTGCCACCACGTCCACCTGTACGCGCCCGGCGCCACCGCCCGCCACTCGCGCCACGCCATGGCGATCCACCCCGGCTGGTTCGACCGCTCGCCCTGCGGTACGGGCACCAGCGCGCGCATGGCGCAACTGCACGCCCGGGGCGAACTCCCCCTGCACACGGACTTCGTGAACGAGTCCTTCATCGGGACGCAGTTCACGGGACGACTGCTCGGCACGACCGAGGTCGCCGGAATCCCCGCCGTACTGCCCAGTTTCACCGGTCGCGCCTGGATCACCGGCACCGCCCAGTACCTCCTGGACCCGACCGACCCGTTCCCGGCTGGTTTCGTGCTCTAG
- a CDS encoding dihydrodipicolinate synthase family protein: protein MTATENRPWRGVLVATALPLNDDLSVDYDRYAQHCAWLVENGCDGVVPNGSLGEYQVLTPEERAKVVETAVSAIGGSRVMPGVAAYGSAEARRWAEQARDAGCRSVMLLPPNAYRADERSVLAHYEAVAEAGVPVVAYNNPIDTKVDLVPELLAKLHAEGYIHGVKEFSGDVRRAYRIAELAPELDLLIGADDVLLELAVAGAKGWVAGYPNALPAASVELYHAAVEGDLDTARLLYRQLHPLLRWDSQVEFVQAIKLSMDIVGRHGGRVRPPRVPLRPEQEAAVRAATEKALAAGLA, encoded by the coding sequence ATGACCGCCACCGAGAACCGTCCCTGGCGCGGCGTCCTCGTCGCCACCGCGCTCCCGCTGAACGACGACCTCTCCGTCGACTACGACCGCTACGCGCAGCACTGCGCCTGGCTCGTCGAGAACGGCTGCGACGGGGTCGTACCGAACGGCTCGCTCGGCGAGTACCAGGTGCTCACGCCCGAGGAGCGCGCGAAGGTCGTCGAGACGGCGGTGTCGGCGATCGGCGGCTCCCGCGTGATGCCCGGCGTCGCCGCCTACGGCTCCGCGGAGGCCCGACGCTGGGCCGAGCAGGCCCGCGACGCCGGCTGCCGGTCCGTGATGCTGCTGCCGCCGAACGCCTACCGCGCCGACGAGCGTTCCGTCCTCGCCCACTACGAGGCGGTCGCCGAGGCGGGCGTCCCGGTCGTCGCGTACAACAACCCCATCGACACCAAGGTCGATCTGGTGCCCGAACTGCTCGCGAAGCTGCACGCGGAGGGGTACATCCACGGCGTCAAGGAGTTCTCCGGCGATGTCCGCCGCGCCTACCGGATCGCCGAACTCGCTCCCGAACTCGACCTGTTGATCGGCGCCGACGACGTCCTGCTGGAGCTCGCCGTCGCGGGCGCCAAGGGCTGGGTGGCCGGCTACCCGAACGCGCTGCCCGCCGCGAGCGTCGAGCTGTACCACGCCGCCGTCGAGGGCGACCTCGACACGGCACGGCTGCTCTACCGCCAATTGCACCCACTGCTGCGCTGGGACTCCCAGGTCGAGTTCGTCCAGGCCATCAAGCTGTCCATGGACATCGTGGGCCGGCACGGCGGGCGGGTGCGTCCACCGCGCGTCCCGCTGCGGCCCGAGCAGGAGGCCGCGGTCCGCGCCGCCACCGAGAAGGCCCTCGCCGCCGGTCTCGCCTGA
- a CDS encoding NAD(P)/FAD-dependent oxidoreductase: MATERPHLAVIGAGPAGLAASLAAAAHGVRVTLIDSAAGAGGQFYRRPPAGLGARRPEALHHQWRTWRRLEDALAARVEAGTIRHLADHHVWCVVPAVPVGFVVHALLGPLQEEPVTVRADAVLLATGGYEKVLPFPGWTLPGVVTAGGAQAMLKGGLVVPGQRVVVAGTGPLLLPVATGLAAAGVEVAALVESADPKAFLRRPVALAAQPGKLAEGVRYGAQLLRHHVKLLPRHTVVAAHGEERLDAVTVAALDTHGRVRPGTERRVPCDTLAVGHGMLAHIDLAESLGCRIDGLNVAVDEEQRTDVPGVWAAGETTGIGGAALSLAEGHIAGRSAAARLTGTRLDPRAWARAARSRRRAREFFAALDTVHVPPAHWTEQVTDDTVVCRCEEVTAGAVRNAVDELGAGDVRTVKLLTRAGMGWCQGRMCEPAVAGLAGCEQTPARRLLARPVPLGVLARAGDPDDD, from the coding sequence ATGGCGACTGAGCGACCGCACCTCGCGGTGATCGGCGCGGGGCCGGCCGGGCTGGCCGCGTCCCTGGCCGCCGCGGCGCACGGTGTCCGTGTCACGCTGATCGACTCGGCGGCCGGAGCGGGCGGCCAGTTCTACCGGCGGCCCCCGGCGGGGCTCGGGGCCCGGCGCCCGGAGGCGCTGCACCATCAGTGGCGGACCTGGCGGCGCCTTGAGGACGCACTGGCCGCGCGGGTCGAGGCGGGCACGATCAGGCATCTGGCGGACCATCACGTGTGGTGCGTCGTACCCGCCGTACCCGTCGGCTTTGTCGTGCACGCGCTGCTCGGACCCCTCCAGGAGGAGCCCGTCACCGTCCGCGCCGACGCCGTGCTTCTCGCCACCGGCGGGTACGAGAAGGTGTTGCCGTTCCCGGGCTGGACCCTTCCCGGAGTCGTCACCGCCGGTGGTGCGCAGGCCATGCTGAAGGGCGGGCTCGTCGTCCCCGGGCAGAGGGTGGTCGTGGCGGGGACCGGGCCCCTGCTGCTGCCCGTGGCGACCGGGCTCGCCGCGGCGGGGGTCGAGGTCGCCGCCCTCGTCGAGTCCGCCGATCCGAAGGCGTTCCTGCGGCGGCCCGTGGCACTGGCCGCACAGCCCGGGAAGCTCGCCGAGGGGGTGCGGTACGGCGCCCAACTCCTGCGACACCATGTCAAGTTGCTTCCACGCCACACCGTCGTCGCGGCACACGGCGAGGAGCGGCTCGACGCCGTGACCGTCGCCGCGCTCGACACGCACGGACGGGTCAGGCCCGGCACCGAACGGCGCGTCCCGTGCGACACGCTCGCCGTCGGCCACGGCATGCTGGCGCACATCGACCTCGCCGAGTCGCTCGGCTGCCGTATCGACGGCCTGAACGTCGCGGTGGACGAGGAGCAGCGCACCGACGTCCCCGGCGTATGGGCCGCGGGCGAGACCACCGGCATCGGTGGCGCGGCGCTGTCGCTCGCCGAGGGACACATCGCGGGACGCTCTGCCGCGGCCCGGCTGACGGGGACGCGGCTCGACCCCCGCGCATGGGCGCGCGCCGCCAGGTCCCGCAGGAGAGCGCGGGAGTTCTTCGCCGCGCTCGACACCGTCCACGTCCCGCCCGCGCACTGGACGGAGCAGGTCACCGACGACACCGTCGTCTGCCGCTGCGAGGAGGTCACCGCCGGTGCGGTCAGGAACGCCGTCGACGAGCTCGGCGCGGGCGACGTACGGACCGTGAAGCTGCTCACCCGAGCGGGGATGGGCTGGTGCCAGGGCCGGATGTGCGAGCCCGCCGTCGCCGGTCTCGCCGGATGCGAACAGACGCCCGCTCGGCGGTTGCTGGCACGCCCGGTACCGCTCGGGGTGCTGGCGAGGGCCGGGGACCCCGACGACGACTGA
- a CDS encoding (2Fe-2S)-binding protein: MNPLELVGAEPGPGFTVTLDGREIAALPGQTVAAALWAAGVTSWRATRGAGRPRGVFCGIGVCFDCLVTVNDRPNQRACLVPVRAGDTIRMQEGTGHGD; the protein is encoded by the coding sequence GTGAATCCCCTGGAGCTGGTCGGGGCCGAGCCGGGCCCCGGGTTCACCGTCACCCTGGACGGCCGCGAGATCGCCGCGCTGCCCGGGCAGACCGTCGCCGCAGCACTGTGGGCGGCGGGCGTCACTTCCTGGCGCGCCACCCGCGGCGCGGGCCGCCCGCGCGGCGTCTTCTGCGGCATCGGCGTCTGCTTCGACTGCCTGGTGACCGTCAATGACCGTCCCAACCAGCGGGCCTGCCTGGTGCCGGTCCGAGCGGGCGACACGATCCGTATGCAGGAGGGGACAGGCCATGGCGACTGA
- a CDS encoding NAD(P)/FAD-dependent oxidoreductase produces the protein MSERLTCDVVIVGAGMVGAACALYTARAGLDVALVDRGPVAGGTTGAGEGNLLVSDKEPGPELDLALLSGRLWADLAEELGEAVEYEAKGGVVVAATPEGLAALETFAAGQRAAGVEAVPVAADQLHTLEPHLAPGLTGAVHYPQDSQVMPALAAAHLVRASGARLLTGRTVTEVLRTADGSVRGVRTDRGDLHAPVVVNAAGTWGADVAALAGVFLPVLPRRGFVLVTEPLPRRVRHKVYAADYVADVASDSAALGTSPVVEGTAAGPILIGASRERVGFDRSFSLPAVRALAAGATRLFPFLADVRALRTYLGFRPYMPDHLPAIGPDPRVPGLFHACGHEGAGIGLATGTGRLIAQVVAGRTPDLDLTPFRPDRFPKETG, from the coding sequence GTGAGCGAGCGGCTGACCTGTGATGTCGTGATCGTCGGAGCCGGAATGGTCGGCGCGGCCTGCGCGCTGTACACCGCGCGGGCGGGTCTCGACGTCGCTCTGGTGGACCGCGGCCCGGTGGCCGGCGGGACCACCGGCGCGGGTGAGGGCAATCTACTCGTCTCCGACAAGGAACCCGGGCCTGAACTCGACCTCGCCCTGCTGTCGGGACGCCTGTGGGCCGACCTCGCGGAGGAACTGGGCGAGGCCGTCGAGTACGAGGCCAAAGGGGGCGTCGTCGTGGCCGCCACGCCCGAGGGGCTCGCCGCGCTGGAGACCTTCGCGGCGGGACAACGAGCCGCCGGGGTCGAGGCGGTGCCGGTCGCCGCCGACCAACTCCACACCCTGGAGCCCCACTTGGCACCCGGCCTCACGGGCGCCGTGCACTACCCCCAGGACAGCCAGGTGATGCCGGCACTCGCCGCGGCGCACCTGGTACGGGCCTCGGGGGCGCGGCTCCTGACAGGGCGGACCGTGACCGAGGTGCTGCGCACGGCGGACGGGTCGGTGCGCGGCGTGCGGACCGACCGTGGTGACCTCCACGCCCCGGTGGTCGTCAACGCCGCCGGAACCTGGGGCGCCGACGTGGCCGCCCTCGCGGGCGTCTTCCTGCCCGTTCTGCCCCGACGCGGCTTCGTGCTGGTGACCGAACCACTGCCGCGCCGGGTGCGGCACAAGGTGTACGCCGCGGACTACGTCGCCGACGTGGCCAGCGACTCGGCCGCGCTGGGGACCTCACCCGTCGTGGAGGGCACCGCGGCGGGGCCGATCCTGATCGGCGCGAGTCGTGAACGGGTCGGCTTCGACCGGTCGTTCTCACTGCCGGCCGTACGGGCGCTGGCGGCCGGGGCGACCCGGCTGTTTCCGTTCCTGGCCGACGTACGGGCTCTGCGGACGTACCTGGGTTTCCGCCCGTACATGCCCGACCATCTGCCCGCGATCGGCCCCGATCCACGGGTGCCCGGGCTCTTCCATGCCTGTGGGCACGAGGGCGCGGGAATCGGCCTCGCCACCGGCACCGGGCGGCTGATCGCGCAGGTCGTCGCGGGCAGGACACCCGACCTGGACCTCACGCCGTTCCGGCCCGACCGCTTCCCGAAGGAGACCGGGTGA
- a CDS encoding TniQ family protein: MLPRRLALVTAPRADEAFASWVDRMARANRCPSAEVADLLGLRLRGVYAKARPPVFGVQCDEAVRQTVYAATGVPGGTVDRMHLSVFEGGPLSVAAVLSADKAHWPSATREWVEVYGSRACPCCLLASGGVWQLWWKLSCAAVCPKHRVTLLDRCPACGWVLRWGGDRPRVMPAQWVRSPTCCANSVHGKPCSQWLPAIRVGQADKRTVAAQRRWLDTAYSRACPSLGGVNVSAGEWFAAFRACVILLRLGLPQILKRLPNVPDWCGRALLDERIERDVYRNQFGWGPASAGAAAAFLTVVTPLLAAADMRKLTRRLAPLVRTAVEEGCLTARPLARLSVPEVFAEAVAAQVPVGRSARSA, from the coding sequence ATGCTGCCACGGCGATTAGCGCTGGTCACAGCTCCGCGGGCGGATGAGGCGTTCGCGTCGTGGGTGGATCGGATGGCTCGCGCGAACCGATGTCCGTCGGCTGAGGTCGCCGACCTGCTGGGGCTGCGCCTTCGGGGGGTGTATGCGAAGGCCCGGCCCCCTGTGTTCGGAGTGCAATGTGATGAGGCGGTCCGGCAAACCGTGTACGCAGCGACGGGTGTCCCTGGCGGCACGGTGGACAGGATGCACCTGTCGGTTTTCGAGGGTGGGCCGCTGAGCGTGGCGGCGGTGCTCTCCGCGGACAAGGCACACTGGCCGTCGGCAACCCGGGAGTGGGTGGAGGTGTACGGCAGCCGGGCCTGTCCGTGCTGTCTGCTGGCATCGGGTGGGGTGTGGCAACTGTGGTGGAAGCTGTCGTGTGCGGCGGTGTGCCCCAAGCATCGGGTGACGCTGCTGGATCGGTGTCCAGCGTGCGGTTGGGTACTGAGATGGGGTGGGGACCGGCCTCGGGTCATGCCGGCACAGTGGGTCAGGTCGCCGACGTGCTGCGCGAATTCCGTTCACGGGAAACCGTGCTCGCAGTGGCTGCCCGCGATTCGCGTGGGCCAGGCGGACAAGCGGACGGTCGCCGCGCAGCGGCGATGGCTGGACACCGCGTACAGCCGGGCCTGCCCCTCGCTGGGAGGCGTGAACGTGTCGGCAGGAGAGTGGTTCGCGGCGTTCCGAGCATGTGTGATCTTGTTGCGGCTCGGACTGCCCCAGATCCTAAAACGTCTACCGAACGTGCCTGACTGGTGCGGTCGCGCCCTTCTGGATGAACGCATCGAGCGCGACGTGTACCGGAACCAGTTTGGTTGGGGTCCCGCTTCGGCCGGAGCTGCGGCAGCGTTTCTCACGGTGGTGACCCCTCTTCTGGCTGCGGCTGACATGCGGAAGTTGACTCGGCGGTTGGCGCCGTTGGTGCGGACGGCGGTTGAGGAAGGCTGCTTGACGGCCCGGCCGTTGGCACGGCTCTCGGTGCCGGAGGTTTTCGCGGAGGCAGTGGCGGCGCAGGTGCCGGTGGGACGTTCGGCAAGGAGTGCGTGA
- a CDS encoding integrase core domain-containing protein, whose translation MIYLLATRIFAWQVLLCRSSAAKNAEILILRHEVAVLRRQINAPKPTWPDRAVFAALARLLPRIPRGHRIVSPRTLLAWHQRLAKEKWTQPASPGRPPITEELYNLIIRLGVQNPRWGTRRIHGELRRLGHRISAASVRRILRQACLGPAPRRQSIRDEWAAFLKAQASGLLATDFFHVDTIGLQRLYALFVMEVRTRTVHILGVTAHPTAAWATQQARQLLWQLGDRADEFTHLIRDRDTKFTSAFDAVFASEDIAVTKIPPRSPNCNPHAERFVRSAREECTDRLLIYDRGHAEKILHEYATHFNRHRPHQGREQLAPLDDPNVIPLPAARIERRHAVTGLINKYHRAS comes from the coding sequence ATGATCTACCTACTCGCCACCAGGATCTTCGCCTGGCAGGTTCTGCTGTGCCGGTCCTCCGCAGCCAAGAACGCCGAGATACTGATTCTCCGGCACGAGGTCGCAGTGCTGCGTCGCCAGATCAATGCCCCGAAGCCGACCTGGCCGGACCGCGCCGTGTTCGCAGCCCTGGCCCGACTGCTGCCGCGGATCCCGCGCGGCCACCGGATCGTCTCTCCGCGCACCCTACTAGCCTGGCACCAGCGGCTGGCCAAGGAGAAGTGGACACAGCCAGCATCGCCGGGACGTCCACCGATAACCGAGGAACTGTACAACCTGATCATCCGGCTCGGCGTCCAGAACCCCCGCTGGGGCACCCGCCGCATCCACGGCGAACTACGCCGCCTCGGCCACAGGATCAGCGCGGCCAGCGTCCGCCGCATCCTGCGCCAGGCCTGCCTGGGACCCGCCCCGCGGCGCCAGTCGATCCGTGACGAATGGGCGGCGTTCCTCAAAGCCCAGGCCAGCGGCCTGCTCGCAACGGACTTCTTCCACGTGGACACCATCGGCCTGCAGCGCCTGTACGCCTTGTTCGTCATGGAGGTCCGCACCCGCACCGTGCACATCCTCGGCGTCACCGCCCACCCCACCGCCGCCTGGGCCACCCAGCAAGCCCGTCAACTCCTGTGGCAACTCGGCGACCGTGCTGACGAGTTCACCCACCTTATCCGCGACCGCGACACCAAGTTCACCAGCGCGTTCGACGCCGTCTTCGCCAGCGAGGACATCGCCGTGACCAAGATCCCGCCGCGCAGCCCGAACTGCAACCCCCACGCGGAACGCTTCGTGCGCTCCGCGCGGGAGGAGTGCACCGACCGGCTCCTGATCTACGACCGCGGCCACGCCGAGAAGATCCTCCACGAGTACGCCACCCACTTCAACCGGCACCGGCCCCACCAAGGCCGAGAACAACTCGCACCCCTCGACGACCCCAACGTCATCCCCCTCCCCGCCGCCCGGATCGAACGCCGACATGCCGTCACCGGCCTGATCAACAAGTACCATCGAGCAAGCTGA
- a CDS encoding NAD(P)-binding domain-containing protein, producing MYADVSTPAREPAGPERAGGHATVVVIGGGQSGLSAAYHLKRRGFTSALTGTDGPDGDRTFVVLDAEPAAGGAWRHRWESLRMATVNGIFDLPEFPQPPVDPDEPSRTAVPRYFAAFEHATDLPILRPVTVTAVRRVDARPEGELVVDSSAGRWTARAIINATGTWTNPVRPRYPGQERFTGIQLHTHDYVSADQLAGLRVAVVGGGISALQQLEEISRAATTFWYTRREPVFRDGEFEAEVAGREIVAKVAADVEAGRPTGSVVSYTHLAWTPYALAAKERGALQRHPMFTAIEPNGVREADGSFTPVDAIVWATGFKAALAHLEPLGLRNEFGGITMRGTQVAGEPRVHLVGFGPFQSTVGSNRSGRQAVNSLLRQWNAASNGTSSGSGFATRAYAGGGAAAGE from the coding sequence ATGTACGCTGACGTATCCACCCCGGCACGGGAACCAGCGGGGCCCGAGCGAGCCGGTGGGCACGCGACGGTGGTGGTCATAGGCGGAGGGCAGTCGGGGCTCTCGGCTGCCTACCACCTGAAGCGGCGCGGTTTCACCAGCGCCCTGACCGGCACGGACGGCCCGGACGGCGACCGGACCTTCGTGGTGCTCGATGCCGAACCGGCAGCCGGTGGGGCCTGGCGGCACCGGTGGGAGTCGCTACGGATGGCGACCGTGAACGGCATCTTCGACCTACCCGAATTCCCGCAACCGCCCGTCGACCCCGACGAGCCCAGTCGTACAGCGGTGCCGCGCTACTTCGCTGCCTTCGAGCACGCGACCGATCTGCCGATCCTGCGGCCGGTGACCGTCACCGCCGTACGGCGTGTGGACGCCCGGCCCGAAGGGGAGCTGGTGGTCGACTCCAGCGCAGGGAGATGGACCGCCCGGGCCATCATCAACGCCACCGGGACCTGGACCAACCCCGTCCGTCCCCGCTACCCGGGGCAGGAGCGTTTCACCGGCATCCAGCTGCACACCCACGACTACGTCTCGGCCGACCAGCTCGCAGGGCTGCGGGTCGCCGTCGTCGGCGGTGGCATCTCGGCACTCCAGCAGCTGGAGGAGATCTCACGGGCGGCCACCACGTTCTGGTACACGCGTCGCGAACCCGTCTTCCGTGACGGTGAGTTCGAGGCCGAGGTCGCCGGCCGTGAGATCGTCGCCAAGGTCGCCGCCGATGTCGAAGCAGGCAGGCCCACCGGCAGCGTCGTCTCCTACACCCACCTGGCCTGGACTCCGTACGCGTTGGCGGCGAAGGAACGCGGGGCACTGCAGCGTCACCCCATGTTCACCGCCATCGAACCCAACGGCGTCCGCGAGGCGGACGGTTCCTTCACCCCGGTGGACGCGATCGTGTGGGCCACAGGGTTCAAGGCCGCCCTGGCGCACCTGGAACCTCTGGGGCTGCGCAACGAGTTCGGTGGGATCACGATGCGGGGCACCCAAGTGGCCGGCGAACCGCGCGTGCACTTGGTCGGCTTCGGACCGTTTCAGTCCACCGTCGGTTCCAACCGTTCCGGCCGTCAGGCGGTCAACAGCCTGTTGCGGCAGTGGAACGCTGCTTCGAACGGTACGTCGAGCGGCTCAGGTTTCGCGACACGTGCATACGCCGGGGGTGGCGCCGCGGCTGGTGAGTGA
- a CDS encoding CE1759 family FMN reductase, producing the protein MNNPPVVPRQGLILTVVNAGVSDPSSTRLLADRIAQKSIDALRDIGIAATVRSIDLGPIGVEIARSIVSGLLDPKVRDAIAQLAESDAIIAAAPVYKAGISGLFKSFADLIDNDLLIAKPVVLAATGGSARHSMVVDEHLRPLFAFLRAIPMPTSLYAAPEDWGSTDLGKRIARAAGELAAVLRSGVGRDIADGNWAGYQHAFGGNATRAERSIEDVDFDTDLMRLATGRTARPQAGDRADVR; encoded by the coding sequence ATGAACAACCCGCCCGTCGTCCCCCGACAAGGCCTCATCCTCACGGTCGTCAATGCCGGGGTGAGTGATCCGTCCTCGACCCGGCTGCTGGCCGACCGGATCGCCCAGAAGAGCATCGACGCCCTCCGTGACATCGGCATTGCCGCGACCGTGCGCTCGATCGATCTGGGACCTATCGGCGTCGAGATCGCACGGTCGATCGTCTCGGGGCTGCTCGACCCGAAGGTGCGGGACGCCATCGCACAGCTCGCCGAGTCGGACGCGATCATCGCCGCGGCCCCGGTCTACAAGGCAGGGATCAGCGGCCTGTTCAAGTCGTTCGCCGACCTGATCGACAACGACCTGCTCATAGCCAAACCGGTCGTCCTCGCCGCCACCGGCGGCTCGGCCAGGCACAGCATGGTCGTCGACGAACACCTCCGGCCGCTGTTCGCGTTCCTACGGGCGATCCCGATGCCGACCTCCCTGTACGCCGCACCGGAGGACTGGGGCTCGACCGACCTCGGCAAGCGCATCGCCCGCGCGGCCGGCGAACTCGCCGCCGTCCTGCGCAGCGGCGTCGGCCGCGACATCGCCGACGGCAACTGGGCGGGCTACCAGCACGCGTTCGGCGGCAACGCCACCCGCGCCGAACGCAGCATCGAGGACGTCGACTTCGACACCGATCTCATGCGCCTGGCCACCGGCAGAACCGCGCGCCCCCAGGCCGGTGACCGGGCCGATGTACGCTGA
- a CDS encoding MarR family winged helix-turn-helix transcriptional regulator, translating into MANEAWEAMFRAQATLAREFEFCGDWGDFPPREYGVLYALSDAEDGLRITDLIDDVLLTQAGVSRLVARLEKRGLVERLADPDDGRACRIVLTSEGRDVQRRLGRAHARHVATAMTRALTPSQLTTLRELGKALTAAAPPTTSQHSKPDPGNIA; encoded by the coding sequence TTGGCGAACGAGGCCTGGGAAGCGATGTTCAGGGCGCAGGCGACCCTCGCGCGTGAGTTCGAGTTCTGCGGCGACTGGGGCGACTTCCCGCCCCGGGAGTACGGCGTGCTCTATGCCCTTTCCGACGCCGAGGACGGTTTGCGCATCACCGATCTCATCGACGACGTCCTGCTGACTCAGGCGGGGGTCTCCCGGCTGGTGGCGCGGCTGGAGAAGCGCGGCCTTGTCGAGCGTCTCGCGGATCCCGACGACGGCCGTGCCTGCCGCATCGTCCTGACCAGTGAGGGACGCGATGTTCAGCGGCGCCTCGGTCGCGCACACGCGCGACACGTCGCGACAGCGATGACCCGCGCGCTCACCCCGTCACAACTGACAACGCTGCGCGAGCTCGGGAAGGCGCTTACCGCCGCAGCCCCGCCGACAACCTCGCAGCACTCGAAGCCGGACCCAGGGAACATCGCATGA